The genomic region GTGGGCAACCACTTCTCCACCTTCAGCACTTCGGTCAACAGTTATAACCGGAATATCAGCGCTATTAGCTGACTCAACAGCAGAAACAATAGCTGCAGAATCAGTTGGGTTGATAAGAAGAACGTCTACATCCTGTTGAATTAAATCTTCTACATCACTAACCTGCTTAGCCGAATCATCCTGGGCATCAACTACCGTTAAATCAATACCTTGTTCCTCTGCAGCCGCTTCAGCCCCCTCTTTTAAGGTAACGAAGAATGGGTTATTTTGTGTTGATACTGAAAGACCAACTGCTAACGTATCGTCCTTACCTTCATCACTGCCTTCTGAATTCTCATCTGAACCAGGAGCTTGTGTTGAACACCCAGCAAAAATCATGACCACAACAAGTAACCATCCAAAACGCTTTAATAACTTTTTCATTGATTGACCCTCCCATAAGTTTTTTTATTAAAAGTGTCAAAATACACTTTTTAACCAGTTAAGCAGCCTTCTTACGATCGAGTAATACAGCTAATAGAATGACAGCACCTTTGACAACCTGTTGGAAGAAAGAAGACACGTTCATGAGGTTTAAGCCATTATTAAGCACCCCAATGATAAGAGCACCGATAAGTGTTCCAAATATCCATCCCCTTCCACCGGTTAAGCTTGTTCCTCCAAGAACAACAGCAGCAATGGCATCCAGCTCATAAGCCGTACCAGCTGTTGGCTGCGCTGAATTCAAACGACTCACCAGAATGAGCCCTGCAACTGCCGAGAAGATACCGGAAATCGCATATACCCAGATTTTCACCCGGTCTGTTTTTATTCCTGATAGAATAGAAGCTTCCTCATTCCCACCAACCGAGTATACCTGCCTGCCAAAGACAGTTTTTTTCAATATAAGGTACAAGACAATATAAGAAACCGTCATCATAATTACAGGAAAAGGAATCCCAAATACATAACCTTTACCTATCATTTCAAATGTGAAACTCTCTGATAGTCCGGTAATTGGACGACCTTCTGTATATACTAGAGTTAGTCCCCGGAAAATCGTCATGGTTGCCAGTGTTGCAATAAATGGAGCAACATTTCCTTTTGTCACCATTAGACCGTTAAAGGCACCCATCACACCTCCAGATAGAACACCCAGAAGAATGGCCAAAATCGGATCCATGCCAGATGCCAGCATTCCTGCTGTAAGAGCGCCTGCCAGTGCAAGAATGGAGCCTACTGACAGATCAATTCCGCCGGTTAAGATAACAAAGGTCATACCAAAGGCGATTAAGGCATTAATAGATACCTGACGGAGTACGTTTAAGATATTATCTAATGTAAAAAAGTCATCACTTGTAAATGCCAGAACAAGTATGAGTAGAATAAGTCCTATCATTGGCCCAAGTTTAGATAAATAAGATGTTATACTTTTATTCATGTTACATCCCTCCCGTAGCAGCTTGCATAATTTTTTCCTGATTCGCTTCATTCCTGTTAAGGGTTGTGACCAATTCACCTTCACGAACCACCGCAATCCGGTCACTCATCCCGATAATCTCAGGCAGTTCAGAAGAGACCATAATAATAGCCACACCATTTTCAGCAAGCTCATTCATAATTTGATAGATTTCTTTTTTAGCCCCAATATCGACACCTCGTGTGGGCTCATCCAGAATTAATACTTTGGGATCAATACCGAGCCACTTACCTACCACAACCTTTTGCTGATTCCCTCCACTAAGTGACTTCACAGGCTGATTTCGTCCAGTTGTTTTCACACTTAACTTTTCTATTAATCTATCTACCATTTCCATTTCCTTATGAGTTGAAATGAATCCCATATTTGAAATCGCTTTAAAATTTGCCATGGACATATTTTCCTGAATTTTGAACGGTAACACAAGTCCTTCCTGTTTACGATCTTCAGTTATAAAACCAATACCTTCCCTGATTGCATCAGCAGGATGTTTAATTGCCAGACGCTTTCCATCCAGATAAATATCACCTTTGGAGCGCTTTCTTGCTCCAAATACAGCTTCCATAATTTCTGTTCTTCCCGCTCCCATTAGACCAGCGACACCAAGAATTTCACCTTCACGAACCTGGAAGGAAATATTGTCGAACCATCCTTCCCTAGCCAATCCTTTAACCTCAAGCTTTATTTCACCTGGTATGACGTTTCGCTCCGGAAAACGTTCCCCTAATTCGCGACCCACCATCATTTTAACGACTTCCTCAAAACTTGTTTCCCGTATCAACTCTGTACCAACGTACTCACCATCACGTAAAATGGTAATACGATCACAAATCTCAAATATTTCTTCCATACGATGTGAGATATAAACAATACTTACACCTTGTTCACGTAACTGTTTAATAACCTTAAACAAGGAAGTAATTTCACGGTTTGTTAAAGCAGCTGTTGGCTCATCCATAATGATTAACTCAGCGTTGGAAGAAAGAGCCCGGGCAATTTCAATCATTTGCTGCTTTCCAACCGATAGCTCCCCAGCCTCCATATCAGGATCGATATTGATTCCTAATTGCTGAAGGCTATCTTTGGTCTGGTTCTTCATTTCCCTCTCACGAAGAAACCCGGTTTTCCCAACTTTTAATTCCTTTCCAAGAAACATATTTTGAGCAACCGTTAAATGCGGAATGATATTAAGCTCCTGGTGAATAACAGCAATTCCGTCATTTTCAGCCTCTTTAGGATTGGAATAATGAACTTCATTGCCTTTAACCTTAACAACACCTTCATCACGTGCGTAAATTCCTGTCAATATTTTAATGAGTGTTGATTTTCCTGCCCCATTCTCTCCCATTAAGGCATGTACCTCACCTGGATTAATTTCAAATTCAACATCTTTAAGCACTTGGTTTCCAAAAAAGCCCTTATGAATATTTCTCATTTCTACAAATGGCTGTACAGGCAATCTATTCACCACCTTTTTTAAAAAATAACCCCCGACTGTAAAATAACGTTAGCATACGGTGTACATTCGCCTGTACGAATCACCGCTTTCACATGTTTGCAAGCCTCTTTCAATTCCTCATGTGTCACATAATCAAAGGGAATCTGCTGATTTTCCATTTGATTGTGCAGTTTCGTATTTTTACCTTTAATCTCCTTAGCCCAGATCATCTTTTCTACCTCCATATCCTCCAATACCTCATGCAGGACATCCAGAAAAGTTGGCTGACCAAGCCTTAAAGCAAGATCAATTTTTGGTACATGATCGGGAATCGGTAATCCACAATCCGCAATGGCTATCTGATCCGTGTGCCCCAGATTAGATAAAATGGCTGATATGTCGCTATTCAAGATGCCGTGCTTTTTCATAATCCATCTCCTCCTGTTCCTTTAAGAAGCCTTCAACGTCTGTTATAGAAGGTAATCCAGCCTGTGCTCCCTGCTTTGTAATCGAGAGTGCAGCAACCGCACTCGCAAATTGGCAGGCTTTTTCAACAGGAACCCCTTGGCCTATTTGAAAAGCAAAAGCCCCATTAAATGAGTCACCAGCACCAGTGGTATCTACAGGTTCCACTCGATATGCAGGAATCAACAGTGGATCTGGGTGGTCATTTTTATAAATGACAACACCATCCTTTCCTTTTGTTGTAATCAGCTTTTCCTTAAAGCTATCGGGATGTTCTAACTGCTTCATCAGTTCTTCGGATTCATACTCATTAGGAGTCAAGTAATCCACTAAATTTAATAGCTCCTTAGGCAAGGACTGGAATGGGGCTGGATTTAATACAACCTTAACCCCCGCGTCTCTCCCTATTTTGGCCGCTTCAATAACAGCCTCCATTGGAATTTCCAATTGTAATAGAATAACATCACTATTTTTCAGAACATCCTTATAGGTTTGGATCATTTCTTTTGTTATGGAAAAATTTGCACCAGAATTAACGATAATTCGATTATCCCGCTCAGATAGTATGATATGGGCTGTACCCGTTTCTGTATCCGAAACCGGTTTCACATAGTCCGTAAGAATTCCGTTGTCATCCAGATTTTTTATTAACTGTTCCCCATAAATATCCTGACCTACAGCACCAATCATCGTTGTTTTAGCTCCTAAGCGTGCAGCAGCAACTGCTTGATTTGCTCCCTTTCCGCCAGGGTATGTAGCAAATCCGGAGCCTAATACCGTTTCTCCCTGATTAGGCATTCGCTCCGTTTGCACCGCGAAATCCATATTGATACTTCCTACGACTGTAACTTTAGGGCTATTCACTTAGCATCATTCCTTTCCTTGCTGATTCACGCTCAACCAATTGAACAGGAAATATATGTTGGGTCTCCTCAACTGCTTTGCCTTCAATTATCTCCATCAGCAAGTTTGTTGCTTTTGCTCCCATATCATAAATGGGCTGAGCTACTGTTGTTAGTGCCGGAGAAGTCGTCTCACCTAAAGTAATGCCATCAAAGCCAACGACGGATAAATGATCTGGAACTTTAATCCCGAGGGTTTCCGCCGCTTTTAAGACCCCAACAGCCATCAAATCATTCCCTACAAAAATTCCGTCAACATCCGGATGATTTTTTAATAGATTCATTGAGGCTTCCTTGGCAGTTTGTAAATGATAATCACCATTAACGACTAAATCCTCTGAAAAGAAGGGCTTATCGGAGACCATATCCAAATATCCCCGCAAGCGGTGTTGCGCATTCATTACAAATTCAGGACCGGCAACATGTGCAATTTTTTTACAGCCTATATTATGTAAGTGTTCCACCGCCAGCTTTGCCCCATGATAGTTATCGGCGGATACACACGGAATACCTGGTTCAAAATTACGATCCAAGGCAACAACCGGAGTATTGATTCCTTCCAAATGATCACTGGTCAGAGTACTTGTAACAATAATAAAACCATCCACATATTTCTTTCTTAAAACGTCAATATAATTTTTCTCTTTTAATACCTGATCATCAGAATTACACAATACAAAGGTATAATCCTTAGCATTCGTAACATCTTCTACTGCACGAGCAAGTTCCGGGAAAAAGGGATTGGTGATATCGGGAACGATTAAACCAATCATCCTGGACCGCCTCGTATATAGAGTTCTCGCCAGTTCGTTAGGCTCATAGTCTAATTTTTTGATAGATTCCAGCACCTTTTCCCTTGTATCTTCATTAACATATCCATTTTCATTAAGTACACGGGATACCGTTGCAACGGACACATTCGCATGTTTTGCAACGTCCTTAATTGTTGGCATGATCCCCACCTCAGCAGTTTATAAAGTGAAACTTCCATCAGTAGGGATTTACTCCATCCTCTACTGATGGTTAGTTGAACTTACCAGATTTTACTTTGCCGTTTATCCCCTCTACTTAGTCTTGGTGGGTTCCCTCTAAACTTGATATGGGGGATTTCGGCCAGTTAATACGTGATAAATAGTTAATTTCAGCTTCTAACGCTTATCTGTAACCGGTTACAGATTTATCCGAAATAAAAAAGGGTTTATGTAACCCGTTACAGTTAATATAAAGCGCTTACAGATGGTTGTCAACAATTTTTTTTAATTGATGGATTCAGAGCTCCTCTCCCATTGCATATTCGGCTAAACCAAAGTTAAAAAATTTTTTCAATTTCCACTTGTTAAAAATAGTTTTCAATATTATTATATAAATGTAAACGGTTTACAAAACGAGAGGGGTGACTATATGACGAAGAAGAAAAAGAAGAACGTATTTTTTGAAAAAGCGCAGCGGTTCGGGAAATCATTTATGTTACCGATTGCAGTACTTCCTGCCGCTGGGTTACTGCTCGGGATAGGTGGTGCTTTCAGTAATGCAGCGACCATCGAGGCTTATCCATTTTTAGATGTTGCCTGGCTGCAAGCAATTTTCACCATTATGAGTTCAGCGGGGAATATTGTTTTTGCGAACCTGCCGATCATCTTTGCAGTAGGTATTGCGATTGGACTTGCCAGATCAGACAAGGGAACAGCCGGTCTTGCTGCGGTAATGGGCTTTCTGGTCATGCACGCAACCATTAACGCGATGCTGTCCATTACAGGGAAGCTTGCGGAGGAAAGTATTGCCGAAGCAGGACAAGGCATGGTTTTGGGTATTCAATCACTGGAAACTGGTGTATTTGGTGGTGTCGTCCTTGGCCTGTTAGCTTACTGGCTGCACAACCGTTATAATAAAATTGAATTGCCGAGATTTTTAGGTTTCTTTGGCGGTTCACGGTTTATACCCATCGTAACTTCTTTTGCTTCCATCTTTTTAGGAATTATTTTATTTTATGTATGGCCGATTGTTCAGGGAGGGATCTTCTCCTTAGGTGGACTGGTAGAGGCAACGGGTTACGTGGGTACACTCATTTATGGTTTCATTTTGCGTCTGCTTGGTCCATTCGGGTTGCATCACATTTTCTATCTGCCATTTTGGACAACCAGTCTTGGCGGTTCGATGATTATCGATGGATCACTTATCGAAGGAACACAGCGTATTTTCTTTGCCCAGCTGGCTAATGCGGAATCCGTAGAGCAATTCTTTATGGGAACGGCCCGCTTCATGTCCGGACGGCATATTACGATGATGTTTGGACTCCTTGGTGCGGCACTTGCTATTTACCACACCGCTAAACCGGAGAATAAAAAGAAA from Virgibacillus sp. MSP4-1 harbors:
- a CDS encoding LacI family DNA-binding transcriptional regulator, with amino-acid sequence MPTIKDVAKHANVSVATVSRVLNENGYVNEDTREKVLESIKKLDYEPNELARTLYTRRSRMIGLIVPDITNPFFPELARAVEDVTNAKDYTFVLCNSDDQVLKEKNYIDVLRKKYVDGFIIVTSTLTSDHLEGINTPVVALDRNFEPGIPCVSADNYHGAKLAVEHLHNIGCKKIAHVAGPEFVMNAQHRLRGYLDMVSDKPFFSEDLVVNGDYHLQTAKEASMNLLKNHPDVDGIFVGNDLMAVGVLKAAETLGIKVPDHLSVVGFDGITLGETTSPALTTVAQPIYDMGAKATNLLMEIIEGKAVEETQHIFPVQLVERESARKGMMLSE
- the rbsD gene encoding D-ribose pyranase, producing the protein MKKHGILNSDISAILSNLGHTDQIAIADCGLPIPDHVPKIDLALRLGQPTFLDVLHEVLEDMEVEKMIWAKEIKGKNTKLHNQMENQQIPFDYVTHEELKEACKHVKAVIRTGECTPYANVILQSGVIF
- the ptsG gene encoding glucose-specific PTS transporter subunit IIBC, whose translation is MTKKKKKNVFFEKAQRFGKSFMLPIAVLPAAGLLLGIGGAFSNAATIEAYPFLDVAWLQAIFTIMSSAGNIVFANLPIIFAVGIAIGLARSDKGTAGLAAVMGFLVMHATINAMLSITGKLAEESIAEAGQGMVLGIQSLETGVFGGVVLGLLAYWLHNRYNKIELPRFLGFFGGSRFIPIVTSFASIFLGIILFYVWPIVQGGIFSLGGLVEATGYVGTLIYGFILRLLGPFGLHHIFYLPFWTTSLGGSMIIDGSLIEGTQRIFFAQLANAESVEQFFMGTARFMSGRHITMMFGLLGAALAIYHTAKPENKKKVAGLMLSAGLTSFLTGITEPLEFSFLFIAPVLYVIHAFFDGLAFMMAHIFEITIGQTFSGGFIDFLLFGVLQGADKTNWFMVPIIGIPWFFLYYFTFKFMIRKFNYKTPGREDEQMEEMSYTKTERANAIIAGLGGEGNIKDVDACATRLRVSVNESELVNKDNLSKTGAKGVVASGNGVQVIYGPEVTGIKNEVEEALGDK
- the rbsK gene encoding ribokinase translates to MNSPKVTVVGSINMDFAVQTERMPNQGETVLGSGFATYPGGKGANQAVAAARLGAKTTMIGAVGQDIYGEQLIKNLDDNGILTDYVKPVSDTETGTAHIILSERDNRIIVNSGANFSITKEMIQTYKDVLKNSDVILLQLEIPMEAVIEAAKIGRDAGVKVVLNPAPFQSLPKELLNLVDYLTPNEYESEELMKQLEHPDSFKEKLITTKGKDGVVIYKNDHPDPLLIPAYRVEPVDTTGAGDSFNGAFAFQIGQGVPVEKACQFASAVAALSITKQGAQAGLPSITDVEGFLKEQEEMDYEKARHLE
- the rbsC gene encoding ribose ABC transporter permease (functions to transport ribose at high affinity; forms a complex with RbsA2C2B), whose translation is MNKSITSYLSKLGPMIGLILLILVLAFTSDDFFTLDNILNVLRQVSINALIAFGMTFVILTGGIDLSVGSILALAGALTAGMLASGMDPILAILLGVLSGGVMGAFNGLMVTKGNVAPFIATLATMTIFRGLTLVYTEGRPITGLSESFTFEMIGKGYVFGIPFPVIMMTVSYIVLYLILKKTVFGRQVYSVGGNEEASILSGIKTDRVKIWVYAISGIFSAVAGLILVSRLNSAQPTAGTAYELDAIAAVVLGGTSLTGGRGWIFGTLIGALIIGVLNNGLNLMNVSSFFQQVVKGAVILLAVLLDRKKAA
- a CDS encoding sugar ABC transporter ATP-binding protein, with protein sequence MPVQPFVEMRNIHKGFFGNQVLKDVEFEINPGEVHALMGENGAGKSTLIKILTGIYARDEGVVKVKGNEVHYSNPKEAENDGIAVIHQELNIIPHLTVAQNMFLGKELKVGKTGFLREREMKNQTKDSLQQLGINIDPDMEAGELSVGKQQMIEIARALSSNAELIIMDEPTAALTNREITSLFKVIKQLREQGVSIVYISHRMEEIFEICDRITILRDGEYVGTELIRETSFEEVVKMMVGRELGERFPERNVIPGEIKLEVKGLAREGWFDNISFQVREGEILGVAGLMGAGRTEIMEAVFGARKRSKGDIYLDGKRLAIKHPADAIREGIGFITEDRKQEGLVLPFKIQENMSMANFKAISNMGFISTHKEMEMVDRLIEKLSVKTTGRNQPVKSLSGGNQQKVVVGKWLGIDPKVLILDEPTRGVDIGAKKEIYQIMNELAENGVAIIMVSSELPEIIGMSDRIAVVREGELVTTLNRNEANQEKIMQAATGGM